The following are from one region of the Pocillopora verrucosa isolate sample1 chromosome 3, ASM3666991v2, whole genome shotgun sequence genome:
- the LOC131774609 gene encoding protein-L-histidine N-pros-methyltransferase — translation MWVSPYVRSRTGRLLLERLAENDSQELETEKTSWYKCENEALLEELQAKFVESSLDQETEAFLQNCHEKADAVFTQIGHLLFKGFFGFFMSVTTANGILDRGSMFVFSDAQFQRLMNVDGSWKTGTMLDLGAGDGKVTSVIKHHFDEVYATEQSPSMRWRLQDKGFKLLDESEWMKVDFKFDVIACLNLLDRCDKPLTLLSDIKETLHPETGRLIVAVVLPFRPLVESGTKMIQPSEVITVHGNSWEEQVQSLVSDVFEPSGFTVELFTRVPYLCEGDLYKDFYILDDALFVLKISQ, via the exons ATGTGGGTCAGTCCATATGTCAGAAGCAGAACTGGAAGGTTGTTATTAGAGAGACTTGCTGAAAATGACAGCCAAGAACTGGAAACAGAGAAAACATCA TGGTACAAATGTGAAAATGAAGCTTTGTTGGAAGAGCTACAAGCTAAGTTTGTAGAGAGCTCACTGGATCAAGAAACTGAAGCTTTCTTACAAAACTGTCATGAGAAAGCTGATGCAGTGTTCACGCAGATTGGACATCTTCTATTCAAAGGGTTCTTTGGTTTCTTTATGTCTGTGACTACAGCAAATGG AATTTTGGATCGAGGATCAATGTTTGTATTTTCTGATGCCCAGTTTCAAAGACTCATGAATGTAGATGGATCATGGAAGACAGGGACTATGTTAGACTTAGGAGCTGGTGATGGCAAAGTAACAAGTGTTATAAAACATCACTTTGATGAAGTTTATGCTACAGAGCAGTCTCCATCCATGAGGTGGAGACTCCAAGACAAGGGCTTCAA GTTACTTGATGAAAGTGAATGGATGAAGGTTGATTTCAAGTTTGATGTGATTGCATGCCTAAACCTGTTGGATAGGTGTGACAAACCTCTCACACTACTCAGTGACATTAAGGAAACTCTACATCCTGAAACAGGCCGCCTGATTGTTGCAGTTGTTCTTCCATTTAGACCCCTTGTGGAATCAG GCACAAAGATGATTCAGCCAAGTGAAGTTATAACAGTTCATGGAAATTCATGGGAAGAACAAGTACAAAGTCTTGTTTCTGATGTGTTTGAGCCAAGTGGATTTACTGTGGAACTGTTTACAAGAGTTCCATATTTATGTGAGGGTGATTTGTATAAGGATTTTTACATTCTGGATGATGCTTTGTTTGTTCTCAAAATATCACAATAA
- the LOC131774608 gene encoding uncharacterized protein — MFLSRFWVFVSMILIATCCSRIDGFWFFSCPHGNGLGHAGDVCSAFCRCHPSNTCEAGIQKCAPPGRYRDRCHATRPCATGLSCHPGVQKCFHVPRRHGEPCVMGYACGSGLSCEPGVQACFHHPRQYEEPCSAGYPCAPGLSCQPGYQRCLHHPRLENERCSAGYTCADGLDCRLCDKPYATCQLSRVPSLTEQDYGRPFNKVAFLVTHNSFSHSPNFAVWARNQRFSVSQQLKDGVRGFMLDIYPGWGAAEVRLCHSSCFWSGSTDLLSTLVEIRKFLESDIRVVITIIFEDYLKNPTILKNVFDQAGISPYVLLKDYWGDGFTDWPTLNDMRRLGRLVVFNNNGLHGFPYTEFNMWRYVRENRYGTPSRKKRECVDRGESRWNADWNDHWSLVLVNWFNTLANPLQPCLNSFEEIREKLKTCHDKFGYWANFIAVNYYTAGSGGGAFQAVKWLNNKFKGETSVSKIRKASLIPFPDMVTHWDTANQQRQTKPIPRQDMIDGPGYGKGFHTLSDVLSHILKHRLFKWGERKNTTKIISTASATNITASNANMASQGKISSNEKHSQDSQLGKSSTIFQGFGGNDTFLKRNDPLRNHRIQINHDLRETTQWRVSRSRIKVHRHRTRNNYLPSLSSFKHEKRKKLKLRLGTTNKGRGLERGSQRKFRYKVQPVSRMLLKAYGHKTIFPKLSPTLKIRNLRKQVARLRAKLNRFIHLVHHRKRKKALPFKPLPTLSRTF, encoded by the exons ATGTTTTTGTCCCGTTTCTGGGTTTTTGTTTCAATGATTCTAATTGCCACCTGTTGTTCGCGCATCGATGGTTTTTGGTTCTTCTCTTGTCCCCATGGTAACGGTCTTGGACACGCCGGTGATGTTTGCTCAGCTTTCTGTCGTTGCCATCCTTCAAACACTTGCGAGGCGGGAATACAGAAATGCGCGCCACCTGGAAGGTACAGAGACCGTTGTCATGCGACGAGACCATGCGCGACTGGGCTCAGTTGTCATCCGGGGGTTCAGAAATGCTTCCACGTGCCTCGTCGTCATGGTGAACCGTGTGTAATGGGTTATGCATGTGGCAGCGGGCTTTCTTGTGAGCCAGGAGTTCAG gcCTGTTTTCACCATCCTCGCCAATACGAGGAGCCTTGTTCTGCGGGATATCCCTGTGCCCCGGGACTCAGCTGCCAACCAGGTTATCAGAGATGCTTGCATCACCCGAGGCTGGAAAATGAGAGATGTTCAGCAGGATACACATGCGCTGATGGTCTGGACTGTAGACTGTGCGACAAGCCATATGCTACTTGTCAGCTGTCACGCGTACCCTCTTTGACAGAGCAG GACTATGGCAGACCCTTTAACAAAGTGGCATTCCTTGTTACCCATAACTCTTTTTCGCATTCTCCAAATTTTGCTGTATGGGCACGCAATCAACGTTTTAGCGTCAGTCAGCAGTTAAAGGATGGTGTGCGTGGTTTCATGTTAGACATATATCCAG GGTGGGGCGCGGCGGAGGTTCGTCTTTGCCACTCGTCTTGTTTCTGGAGTGGTTCAACAGACTTGTTAAGCACACTGGTTGAAATCAGAAAATTCCTGGAGAGTGACATCCGAGTGGTCATTACAATTATCTTTGAGGATTACTTAAAAAACCCCACGATCTTGAAAAACGTTTTTGACCAGGCAGGAATTTCTCCGTACGTGCTACTGAAGGACTATTGGGGTGACGGGTTCACCGATTGGCCCACTCTAAACGACATGCGCAGACTAGGTAGACTGGTTGTGTTCAACAATAATGGCCTTCACGGATTCCCTTATACTGAGTTCAACATGTGGAGATATGTTAGAGAGAACCGCTATGGAACCCCAAGTAGAAAAAAGAGG GAATGTGTAGACCGCGGAGAGTCTCGGTGGAACGCTGACTGGAATGACCACTGGAGCCTGGTGTTGGTAAATTGGTTTAATACCCTGGCCAATCCTCTTCAGCCATGTCTTAATTCTTTCGAGGAGATAAGAGAGAAGTTAAAGACTTGCCATGACAAATTTGGTTATTGGGCAAATTTTATAGCGGTCAATTATTACACTGCAGGCTCAGGAGGCGGAGCTTTTCAAGCTGTCAAATGGCTGAATAATAAGTTCAAGG GGGAAACTTCAGTCTCAAAGATAAGAAAAGCATCACTTATTCCATTCCCTGACATGGTCACTCATTGGGATACAGCTAATCAACAGCGTCAGACGAAACCCATTCCAAGGCAAGACATGATTGACGGACCAGGGTATGGTAAAGGGTTTCACACCCTGTCAGATGTTCTTTCTCATATACTGAAACACCGTCTCTTTAAATGgggagaaagaaagaacacaactAAAATCATCAGCACTGCTTCAGCAACAAATATCACGGCTTCAAACGCTAATATGGCTTCACAAGGGAAGATTTcatcaaatgaaaaacataGCCAAGATAGTCAGCTCGGGAAATCATCGACAATATTTCAAGGTTTTGGAGGAAATGATACATTTTTGAAACGAAATGATCCTTTAAGAAACCATAGAATCCAAATTAACCACGATTTGAGAGAGACAACACAATGGAGAGTTTCCCGATCAAGGATTAAAGTTCACCGTCATAGAACTCGGAATAATTATTTGCCTTCGCTCTCTTCatttaaacatgaaaaaaggaaaaaactaaaattaagacTTGGGACAACGAACAAAGGAAGGGGTCTCGAAAGAGGATCGCAACGTAAATTTAGATACAAGGTGCAGCCCGTTAGCCGAATGTTACTGAAGGCTTACGGGCACAAAACGATCTTCCCAAAACTTAGTCCCACCCTGAAGATACGTAATCTTCGGAAACAGGTGGCTCGGTTGAGAGCCAAGCTTAACAGGTTTATTCACTTGGTGCACcatcgaaaaaggaaaaaggctcTGCCCTTTAAGCCCCTCCCAACTCTCAGCCGTACATTTTAA
- the LOC131774579 gene encoding LOW QUALITY PROTEIN: maltase 1-like (The sequence of the model RefSeq protein was modified relative to this genomic sequence to represent the inferred CDS: inserted 1 base in 1 codon) yields MVAEDLGAMWPMIVAILAAVILNAVIFTLLKGYKARKEQNERKQWWKENVIYHIYPRSFQDSSGDGNGDLRGIMNRLDYFEYMGIKILYLSPIFKSPMVDNGYDISDFTDIDPLFGDLNDFDELLKAMHVRDMKLVLDFVPNHTSDEHPWFLESRASRESPKRDWYVWNDPSPGGGVPNNWVSVFGGSAWSYDTRTGQYYLHQFCPEQPDLNLRNAEVRQALKEVLIFWLDKGVDGFRVDAVPHLVEDSKFLDEPTKPEYDPLRPNYDHLEHIYTKNLWDNHKIVQEWRTLLNQYKVPYRILIGEITADLPDVMKYYGGRYSEFDFPFNFGFLGLSKSTTTQDLYKVISDYLTALPXGKWPNWLLGNHDVSRIGTKVGHGYSRALNVLLLTLPGTAVTYYGEEIGMTDAEVPLKTSKDFRDPQRSPMQWCSKQNAGFTHGMKPWLPVAKNFKTVNVEDQMADPTSALQLYRELLRIRSSSQCLKELGFKVVHVDSSILAYTRSAKHCKFLIIVNFGQESWTGSLDSISGSGVVEVDSEMKMRGAKILFDNIKLSKAQALVVKIP; encoded by the exons ATGGTGGCCGAGGATTTAGGTGCAATGTGGCCTATGATTGTGGCCATTTTAGCTGCAGTTATCTTAAACGCAGTGATTTTTACTCTATTGAAGGGATACAAAGCGCGAAAAGAGCAGAATGAGCGGAAACAGTGGTGGAAAGAGAACGTAATTTATCATATATATCCTCGATCTTTCCAAGACTCGAGTGGCGATGGAAATGGCGACTTACGGGGAATAATGAACAGGCTGGACTATTTTGAATACATGGGGATCAAAATCTTATATCTGAGCCCAATATTCAAATCTCCTATGGTGGACAATGGCTACGACATCTCAGACTTCACAGACATTGATCCTCTCTTTGGAGATTTGAATGACTTTGATGAACTCTTAAAAGCGATGCATGTAAGGGACATGAAACTTGTGCTGGATTTTGTACCTAACCACACTTCAGATGAACACCCATGGTTCCTTGAGAGTCGCGCCAGTAGAGAGAGTCCTAAAAGAGACTGGTATGTCTGGAATGACCCTTCCCCAGGGGGTGGGGTACCTAATAACTGGGTCAGTGTATTTGGAGGAAGCGCATGGAGCTACGATACCAGAACAGGACAGTATTATTTGCACCAGTTTTGTCCTGAACAACCCGATCTGAACCTCAGAAACGCTGAGGTGCGCCAGGCTTTGAAGGAAGTGCTAATCTTTTGGCTTGACAAAGGAGTTGATGGATTTAGAGTTGATGCAGTTCCTCATCTTGTTGAGGATTCAAAATTTCTTGATGAACCCACTAAGCCTGAGTATGATCCCTTACGTCCCAACTATGATCACTTGGAGCACATTTACACGAAAAACTTGTGGGATAATCATAAAATTGTTCAGGAATGGAGAACACTTCTCAATCAGTACAAGGTGCCATACAGAATACTCATAGGGGAGATAACGGCAGATCTTCCAGATGTTATGAAGTATTATGGTGGGAGATACAGTGAATTTGATTTCCCCTTTAACTTTGGGTTTTTGGGGCTTTCCAAATCCACAACTACACAAGATTTGTATAAAGTAATCTCAGATTACCTTACTGCCCTAC AGGGGAAGTGGCCCAACTGGTTATTAGGAAACCATGATGTATCCAGAATTGGTACCAAAGTTGGCCATGGGTACTCCCGTGCACTAAACGTCCTCCTTCTTACACTTCCTGGAACTGCTGTCACTTATTATGGGGAAGAAATTGGAATGACAGATGCTGAAGTGCCTCTTAAAACCAGCAAAGATTTCCGTGATCCTCAACGATCACCTATGCAGTGGTGCAGTAAACAAAATGCTGGTTTTACCCATGGAATGAAACCATGGCTACCTGttgcaaaaaatttcaaaacagtgaATGTAGAGGATCAAATGGCAGATCCAACTTCAGCTTTACAGCTGTATCGAGAACTACTGAGGATAAGGTCTTCTTCACAATGCCTTAAAGAACTTGGTTTCAAAGTTGTTCATGTAGATAGCTCAATTCTTGCTTATACCAGGTCAGCCAAACACTGCAAATTTCTCATAATAGTAAACTTTGGGCAGGAGAGTTGGACAGGTTCACTTGATAGCATCAGTGGTTCAGGAGTGGTTGAAGTTGACAGTGAAATGAAGATGAGGGGAGCAAAAATTCTCTTTGATAACATTAAATTAAGTAAAGCTCAGGCTCTCGTTGTGAAAATACCATAA
- the LOC131774529 gene encoding glutathione synthetase-like, with the protein MAAQRLPPEELVSYLAEEGKDYCVTHGIVMGAKDSYHAVHHAPFTLLPTPFPKRLFAQAKEVQKDFNLLVHRVSQDHEFLKGALQSTIEVDAFTAKIYEIYEKTRKEGLVQPISLGIFRSDYMLDGTNGWSENLTIKQVEINTIASSFGGLSAQMPGLHNFILDLQNGLEPSNKERLPENTSAIGVAEGFVDAWKLYGSEKAVVMMVVSENEKNRFDQRWIQHLMREIHPSARMIRKTFSDIGQTGELKDDKSLIVDGYEVAVVYFRAGYDPDNYQSEVDWNTRLMMERSRAIKCPSAAIHLAGTKKVQQVLASPGALERFISDEDMLNRIRRTFTGLFTLDEGPEGDKTVQMALADPERFVLKPQLEGGGNNIFGDDIVKTLTSTVDVKERSKFILMEKIKPPIVKNYIVRAELPKPVLADVLSEIGCFGILLNRGDEVLVNREVGHLMRTKSTAHQDGGVSSGRANLDSPYLV; encoded by the exons atggCGGCACAACGACTCCCCCCTGAAGAGCTTGTGAGTTATTTGGCCGAAGAAGGGAAGGATTACTGTGTAACTCATGGCATCGTAATGGGAGCGAAGGATTCTTACCATGCAGTCCATCATGCCCCCTTTACTCTTCTTCCAACACCGTTTCCGAAGCGATTGTTTGCGCAAGCGAAAGAGGTGCAGAAAGATTTCAACTTGCTGGTTCACAGAGTAAGTCAAGATCACGAATTCCTTAAGGGAGCTCTTCAAAG CACCATTGAAGTTGATGCATTCACAGccaaaatatatgaaatatatgaaaagaCAAGGAAGGAGGGACTTGTACAG CCAATCTCATTGGGGATATTTCGATCCGACTACATGCTGGATGGTACCAATGGATGGTCAGAAAATCTTACCATTAAGCAGGTTGAAATCAACACAATTGCTTCTTCATTTGGTGGACTTAGTGCACAGATGCCAGGGCTTCACAA ttttattttAGATCTTCAGAATGGTCTGGAACCAAGTAACAAAGAAAGG CTTCCTGAAAATACCTCTGCTATTGGTGTGGCTGAAGGATTTGTGGATGCCTGGAAACTCTATGGGAGTGAAAA GGCAGTCGTGATGATGGTTGTTagtgaaaatgagaaaaacagaTTTGATCAGAGATGGATACAGCACCTTATGAGAGAAAT CCACCCATCTGCACGTATGATAAGAAAAACCTTCAGCGACATTGGCCAAACAGGGGAACTAAAGGATGATAAATCGCTGATTGT GGATGGATATGAAGTCGCTGTTGTTTATTTCAGGGCTGGATATGATCCAGATAATTATCAATCAGAAGTG GACTGGAACACTCGTCTGATGATGGAAAGATCCAGAGCTATCAAGTGTCCATCAGCTGCAATTCATCTTGCTGGTACAAAGAAAGTTCAACAGGTGCTAGCTTCACCTGGGGCATTGGAAAG ATTCATATCAGATGAGGATATGTTAAACAGGATACGTAGAACCTTCACTGGACTCTTTACACTGGATGAG GGACCTGAAGGAGATAAAACCGTTCAAATGGCTCTAGCTGATCCCGAGAGATTTGTTTTGAAGCCACAACTAGAAGGAGGAG GGAATAACATATTTGGAGACGACATTGTCAAGACCCTTACTTCAACAGTTGATGTAAAGGAAAGATCCAAATTcattttgatggaaaaaatcAAACCACCCATCGTCAAGAACTACATAGTTCGTGCAGAACTTCCTAAACCAGTCTTAGCTGACGTACTCAGTGAGATTGGATGTTTTGGAATACTTTTAAA tcgTGGTGATGAAGTGTTAGTGAACAGAGAGGTTGGACATCTCATGCGAACCAAAAGCACCGCACATCAAGATGGAGGGGTTTCTTCAGGACGGGCCAATCTGGACAGCCCCTATTTGGTGTAA
- the LOC131774546 gene encoding calponin homology domain-containing protein DDB_G0272472, which translates to MSTKAHRRASYEDRVDQDGRLTGKHIRTLLHLQDLHTENDLLKARIAELELEEAKAARCDLLEREVEKLRGELLKCEELHQIAKEAKDKFQQMQRDCLMKIDENCAALTEKHKVEIMRIVSEKLEAENCWTIEKQQVTKKIEDLQKENKFLKEELEILKRTGCDTVKLNSALQESKAAIELLKQNCEQLKQEKGVLEKTVNDLSMKNETLSSEVDSLKSRIAVLEMQTKLSREAKAEEQGKAMETNKLKEQDEAEIAKLKGLIQKLESKNEALTEANEKLENGNKLLEFNIQDSAQTLKHMYKERDLLKNRITGLLNEIAAMKSQTPEKHTFVDFVHLKRDYNALKDEHEKLLKKRVSKTNVLPTLKGDATVVARATSGGTVRNGAQVGGVGAFW; encoded by the exons ATGTCAACAAAGGCACATCGCAGGGCAAGCTACGAGGACAGAGTGGACCAAGACGGCCGATTGACAGGCAAACACATACGAACTTTGTTACACCTGCAAGATTTACACACCGAAAACGATCTTTTGAAAGCTAGAATTGCTGAACTGGAGCTTGAGGAGGCAAAAGCTGCCAGATGTGATCTTCTGGAGCGTGAAGTAGAGAAGTTACGG GGTGAATTATTGAAGTGTGAAGAGCTTCATCAGATTGCTAAGGAAGCAAAGGATAAGTTCCAGCAAATGCAAAGAGACTGTTTGATGAAGATTGATGAAAACTGTGCAGCTTTGACAGAAAAACACAAAGTAGAG ATCATGAGAATTGTGTCAGAAAaacttgaagctgaaaattGCTGGACAATTGAGAAGCAACAG GTTACCAAGAAAATTGAAGAtcttcagaaagaaaacaagtttctgaaagaagaactggagattttaaaaagaacagGATGTGATACTGTT AAACTGAATTCAGCTCTTCAAGAATCAAAGGCAGCCATTGAGTTACTGAAACAAAACTGTGAACAGttgaaacaagaaaaagggGTCCTAGAGAAGACAGTAAATGATTTGagtatgaaaaatgaaactctcTCATCAGAGGTGGACAGTTTGAAATCTAGGATAGCTGTTCTGGAAATGCAGACAAAACTTTCACGAGAAGCTAAAGCTGAGGAGCAGGGTAAAGCCATGGAAACTAATAAGCTAAAAGAACAGGATGAGGCTGAAATAGCTAAGTTGAAAGGACTTATTCAGAAACTAGAGAGTAAAAATGAAGCCCTTACAGAAGCTAACGAAAAACTAGAAAACGGCAACAAACTTTTGGAGTTCAATATTCAGGATTCTGCTCAGACCTTGAAGCACATGTACAAAGAAAGAGACTTGCTTAAAAACAGGATTACAGGACTTCTCAATGAAATAGCAGCTATGAAGTCACAAACACCGGAGAAACACACATTTGTTGACTTTGTCCATCTTAAACGGGATTACAATGCACTGAAGGATGAACACGAAAAGCTTCTCAAGAAAAGAGTCTCCAAAACGAATGTGTTACCAACTTTGAAGGGAGATGCCACAGTTGTTGCACGGGCAACAAGCGGTGGGACTGTGAGAAATGGAGCACAAGTGGGAGGGGTGGGTGCTTTCTGGTAG